A single window of Channa argus isolate prfri chromosome 10, Channa argus male v1.0, whole genome shotgun sequence DNA harbors:
- the LOC137134253 gene encoding cohesin subunit SA-1, producing MSSPSSSPIPCPLAPSVKKQQVTRGRSRQVSPRPVRRVNNGNQDIGAEDIYEAVCSGKSAMVTVVDEWLDSYKQSRETGLLVLINFVVQSCGCKGVVSREMFESMQNAEIISTLTKEFNEDSVNYPLSTPGPQLKRFKASLCEFARVLVRSCRNSFIYDEYLFPSLLSLLTGLSDSQVRAFRHTSTLLAMKLMTGLVDVAVIVSIQLQTAQRQYDMENIKSVHDRASDRLEELQATISELRENREELSSMMNATFRGVFVHRYRDRLTEIRAICIEELGVWLKTDPEDFLNDGCLKYLGWTLHDKQSLVRLQCVRALQGLYQEKESIGRLELFTSRFKERMLSMVLDKDPDVAVEVVNLLLLIQQTTEEGLREEECGHIYPLVYASHRGLAFAAGAFLYDKLKSVISSGNQENDKSDNAAFFQILISFYIQSEFHEHGAYLVDSLWGVAGSELRDWETMTTFLLQDAGLVYEEEGAVIELMMCAMRQAAQGTPRVGRTLGRKILSMKDKKIQEQDRRRITTHFIPLLPQLLSKYSADAGKVSLLLKAPLYFDLEMYNSAQWLEKHLDLLLSQICSIVEKHTELTVLEACAHLVGALCSDCYTFSSRSHLAFGQLLDGLSECFSTYLNELLQGTADDDDIYSAATALKKIAALSSAKDPTGWKLFNSCLELLKIRMESDEIDKELMVSALKCAAFHLMWAKVNAVNSKPAEAELKLLKKDVRLFSRVCQACLPLNQPEIRDQAFELLCDLLLLYSVNSVRSEPALKALVHLPSDSLRSDLAAFLLDNIFIDAEDATLNAEGEEEIKISLLQRKRNQLAGYCKLVIYGVLDLTAATDVFKHYCKYFKDFGDIIKDTVSRSKLINPVQSAKTVCLCLQQLFSEMLTEEHTRQDLLEIRDLAKKLAMSFGIDLLRVRKPLVALHMDGIRFAFQEQEEEEEKQHPNLDFLEILSEFSFKLLQQDCAQLIVLLKSMCPSSVLSWPSVRLYQRSLEARSSSKPREQEEEKGDAAPSHGTPAAKRRRTTAQGSVSTITRGSWLDSRSICSSLHTPALTSTVQRQPVKQLASRKPSSTGSDIGSSLTELESEDEFSSTSQMRKVKPIKRHQLSSSGTRLTLDQQDLNSNLTLLSLIEDENAEREEADIEEYESDSDHGSTYALPSTRHTPASVLDELFD from the exons ATGTCCAGCCCAAGTAGTAGCCCCATCCCCTGTCCACTGGCCCCCTCAGTGAAAAAGCAGCAAGTCACCCGAGGGAGATCTAGGCAGGTCTCTCCTAGACCTGTGAGAAGAGTAAACAACGGGAACCAAGATATCGGTGCAGAGGACATCTATGAAgcggtctgctctggaaagagTGCTATGGTG ACAGTGGTGGATGAGTGGCTGGACAGCTACAAGCAAAGCAGAGAGACAGGACTGCTGGTGCTTATAAACTTCGTTGTTCAGTCCTGTGGAtgcaaag GTGTTGTTAGCAGAGAGATGTTTGAAAGCATGCAGAATGCTGAGATCATCAGCACACTAACGAAAGAATTCAATGag GATTCTGTGAACTACCCCCTGTCTACTCCAGGCCCCCAGCTGAAGCGTTTCAAAGCCAGCCTCTGCGAGTTTGCTCGGGTTCTGGTGCGCTCCTGCCGTAATAGCTTCATTTATGATGAATACCTCTTCCCCTCCCTGCTGTCACTGCTCACTGGCCTGTCTGACTCTCAGGTCCGAGCCTTCAGACACACCAGTACTCTGCTTG CCATGAAGCTGATGACAGGGCTAGTAGACGTAGCTGTGATAGTGTCTATTCAGCTTCAGACGGCACAAAGGCAATATGACATGGAGAACATCAAGAGTGTACATGACAGAGCCTCTGACaggctggaggagctgcaggccACTATCAGTGAg CTGAGAGAGAATAGAGAAGAGCTTTCTTCCATGATGAATGCCACATTCCGTGGAGTGTTTGTGCATCGTTACCGGGACCGGCTGACTGAGATCCGTGCAATATGTATTGAGGAGTTGGGCGTGTGGCTAAAAACTGACCCTGAAGACTTCCTCAATGATGGGTGTCTTAAATACCTTGGGTGGACCCTTCACGATAAG CAAAGTCTAGTGCGTCTCCAGTGTGTACGTGCCTTGCAGGGTCTGTACCAGGAAAAGGAATCCATTGGCCGCCTGGAGCTTTTCACCAGCAGATTTAAA gAGAGGATGCTCAGCATGGTGCTGGACAAGGACCCAGACGTGGCAGTGGAAGTGGTCAATCTGTTGCTGCTTATCCAACA GACGACAGAGGAAGGCCTGAGAGAAGAGGAGTGTGGCCACATATATCCCCTGGTTTACGCTTCACACAGAGGACTGGCATTTGCGGCTGGTGCCTTTCTCTACGACAA gctGAAAAGTGTCATTTCTAGTGGCAACCAGGAGAatgacaaaagtgacaatgcTGCCTTCTTTCAAATCCTCATCTCTTTCTACATCCAGAGTGAG TTCCATGAGCATGGGGCATATCTGGTAGACAGTTTGTGGGGTGTGGCAGGATCTGAGCTGAGAGACTGGGAGACAATGACGACATTCCTGCTGCAAGATGCCG GTCTGGTGTATGAAGAGGAGGGGGCTGTCATAGAGCTGATGATGTGTGCAATGAGACAAGCAGCACAGGGAACCCCACGCGTTGGGAGAACTCTGGGTAGAAAG ATTCTGAGTATGAAGGATAAGAAAATCCAGGAACAAGACAGGAGACGTATCACCACCCACTTCATCCCTTTACTTCCACAGTTGCTGTCGAAG TACTCTGCAGACGCAGGGAAGGTAAGCCTCCTTCTCAAAGCTCCCCTCTACTTTGACCTGGAGATGTACAACAGCGCTCAGTGGCTAGAGAAG CATCTTGACCTGCTGCTCTCCCAGATATGCAGCATTGTGGAGAAGCACACTGAGCTTACCGTATTGGAGGCTTGTGCCCATCTGGTCGGCGCCCTTTGCTCTGACTGCTACACCTTCTCCTCCCGCTCACACCTGGCATTTGGCCAGTTGCTGGACGGTCTGTCTGAATGCTTCAGTACCTACTTAAATGAGCTGCTGCAG ggTACTGCAGATGATGATGACATATACAGTGCAGCTACTGCCTTGAAAAAGATTGCTGCTTTGAGCAG TGCCAAAGATCCAACAGGCTGGAAGCTGTTTAACTCCTGTCTTGAACTGTTGAAAATCAGGATGGAATCCGATGAGATTGACAAGGAG CTCATGGTGTCTGCTCTGAAGTGTGCTGCCTTTCATCTGATGTGGGCCAAAGTAAATGCTGTGAACTCCAAGCCAGCTGAG GCTGAACTGAAGCTTCTGAAGAAAGATGTGCGTTTGTTCAGTAGAGTCTGTCAGGCGTGTCTGCCCCTGAACCAGCCTGAGATCAGAGATCAG GCATTTGAACTGCTCTGTGACTTGCTGCTGTTGTACAGTGTGAATTCGGTTCGTTCTGAACCTGCGCTCAAAGCACTGGTCCACCTGCCCTCTGATTCCCTGCGCTCTGATTTGGCTGCTTTCCTCCTAGACAACATCTTCATTGATGCTGAAGATGCTACTCTTAATG CTGAGGGTGAGGAGGAGATAAAGATAAGTCTTCTCCAGAGGAAGCGCAACCAGCTGGCTGGCTACTGTAAGCTGGTCATCTACGGGGTTTTGGATCTCACAGCTGCCACTGATGTCTTCAAGCACTACTGCAAG TACTTTAAAGACTTTGGAGACATCATTAAAGACACTGTGAGCAGGAGCAAGCTCATCAATCCTGTCCAGAGCGCCAAGacagtctgtctttgtctgcaacAG ctgtTCTCAGAAATGCTTACTGAAGAACACACCAGGCAGGATCTCCTTGAGATTAGAGACTTGGCCAAGAAGCTAGCTATGAGTTTTGGCATTGATCTTCTCCGTGTTCGCAAACCTCTGGTGGCCTTGCACAT ggATGGTATACGCTTTGCATTTCAGgaacaagaggaggaggaggagaagcagcaTCCAAACTTGGACTTCTTGGAGATCCTCAGCGAGTTCAGTTTTAAGCTCCTGCAACAGGACTGTGCCCAGCT GATTGTGCTTCTGAAATCTATGTGTCCCAGTTCTGTCCTCTCCTGGCCATCAGTCAGACTGTACCAGCGCTCCTTAGAGGCTCGCTCTTCTTCTAAACccagagagcaggaggaggagaaaggtgACGCTGCCCCCTCACATGGCACTCCTGCAGCTAAACGCAGGAGGACCACGGCTCAGG GTTCAGTGTCTACCATCACCAGAGGATCCTGGTTGGACAGCAGGAGTATCTGTAGCAGCCTGCACACCCCAGCCCTCACCTCCACTGTCCAGAGGCAGCCTGTCAAGCAGCTGGCCTCCAGGAAACCCAGTTCCACAGGCTCTGATATTGGCAGCAGTTTAACTGAGCTGGAGTCAGAGGATGAGTTCTCCTCAAC GTCACAAATGCGAAAGGTGAAGCCCATCAAACGACACCAGCTCTCTTCCTCTGGAACTCGACTCACTTTGGATCAGCAAGACCTGAACTCCAACCTCACCTT aTTGTCTCTAATTGAGGATGAaaatgcagagagagaagaggctgatATTGAGGAGTATGAGAGTGACTCTGACCATGGATCTACTTATGCATTG CCTTCTACACGACACACTCCAGCCAGTGTCCTTGATGAGCTCTTCGATTGA